Genomic DNA from Herpetosiphonaceae bacterium:
GCTGGTGGTCCTGAGTAACTGGTAGGCCTATAGTACGGATTGATTAAATGGTTTAAAAATAGTTATAATCCTCGCCGGGCTTCCGGCAACGGGTCCGCTCCGAGAGCCCCCACTCCAGGCCCGGCCTGATCGAAGCCGCGTATCGTTCGGTTCGCTACTATTGTCGCACAGAAGGAGTCCAATGATGGAACTGTTCGCCGCAGAACAGCAGCGCTCACGCAGACAATCCACCCGCTTCGGCGGCGTTACTCGTCGCTTGCTCGGCATGGTCGCAGCAGCAGGCCTGGTCGTATCACAGCTCGCAGCGCCGGTCACGGCTGCACCCAGCCAGCCGCCGTCCACCGCAGTAACCTGGAAGTACACGGCGCTTGGTGATTCGCTGGGGACCGGGTTTTTGGCCCAGCGCGGCTATGTGCCACGGTATCAGACCTATATGCAGACCGATACAGGCTCGACCATCAGCCTGAGCAATCTCTCACAGAATGGCTGGACCAGCACCGATCTGCTCAATGCGCTGCGCACCAACGCTACCTTCCGCAATGCGGTTAGCAGCTCGCAGGTCGTGACCTGGGACATCGGCGGCAACGATCTGCGGGCAGCCCGTGACAGGTATAAAGCGCGAACCTGTGGCGGCACTGATAATCAAGATTGCCTTCGCGCAACCCGAGTCCAGCTCAAAGCCAACTGGGATGCGATCGTGGCGGAAATCCTGGCGCTCCGCAGCACCAGCACCACCATCATTCGGACCATGGACGCATACAACCCGTATGTGGACGAGGACAAAGCTGCGGATACCTGGGCCGCGGATAACGGTTTGAACGATTTCCAGGCCTTCAAGCCCTACGTCGATGAGGCTGCCGAGCATGTGCGGCTCAGCGCGGCGGCCAATAATATTCCCTACGCCAAAGTGTATGCCGCGTTCAACGGCCCGAACGGCGATATCGATCCGCACAGCAAGGGCTATCTCGCCTTCGACGGCTTGCACCCCAATGACACCGGCCACAAAGTGATCGCCGATCTGCTGCGTGGCCTGGGCTACGCCCCGCTCAAGTAGGCGTATCACCTGATCGAACCCGCACGATCGCGCGGGGCACGTCGTCGGCGTGCCCCGCGCTGTGTGTATCGTGCTCCGCCAGCATTCAGGCAATACCGAGAATCTTTATTCCTACAACAACGGTGACGATATAACCTACCTGCGTTGCGATACCTCAACCTTCCGTGAACATGCCGCCGATGAATCTCATTGTGCGCATCTGCTATGATTAGGGTGGTAGGGGAGTAGCCACCACGGATGGACTAGCCAGTCGTCAAGACGGAGCATCGCTCCCGGCTGGCTATGAGTGCGGCAGCACTTTTGGCGAGACCACCACGACACATGACGCCGTGGGATGCTCGTCGCCTGTATCTTCCCCACGGCCTATCTTGGCAGAAGAGGCAGGCCGCTTATGGAAACCCCAGCCCTCTGGCATACCTTACCGACCGAGGTCGTCTTTCGCCGTCTGCGCTCCACGCCTGCTGGCCTGGCGCCGGTCGAGCGTGCGCGGCGTCAGGCCGAGTACGGCCCGAATGAGCTGCATGTCGCCGCCCGCAACTCGCCCTGGGCCTTGCTCGTCGAGCAGTTCCGGAATGTGCTCGTGCTGATCCTGCTCGTCGCGACGGCGCTCTCCGCGTTTCTCGGGCACGGCGTCGAAGCGGTGGTGATTGCGATCATCGTGCTGTTCGCGGTCCTGCTGGGCTTTGTGCAGGAATATCGCGCCGAGCGTGCGATCGAGGCGCTGCGCGAGCTGGCCGCGCCCACGGCCACGGTGCTGCGCGACGGCGACGAGATCGAGGTTCCGGCCCGCGATCTGGTGCCGGGCGACGTGATCCTGCTGCGAACTGGCGACCGGGTTCCGGCGGATGCGCGGCTGATCGAGGCGGTCAACTTGCAGATCGAGGAAGCGGCGCTCACCGGCGAGTCGCTGCCGGTGCCCAAGCACACCAAGCCGCTCGTCGACGAGCGATTGACGGTCGGAGATCGCACCAACATGATCTACTCCGGCACGATTGTCACCTACGGTCGCGGCCAGGCGCTCGTGGTCGCGACCGGCATGCAGACGGAGTTCGGTCGCATCACGGGCATGCTCCAGACGGTCGAGACGGGACGCACACCGTTGCAGGAAAATCTCGACCGGGTGGGCAAGGCGCTGGCAAAGGCGGCGTTGGTCGTCGTCGCGCTCGTCGTCGCGCTCGGCCTGCTGCGCGGCCAGCCGTTTCTGGAAATGCTGCTCTTCGGCATCGCGCTGGCCGTCGCGGTCGTTCCCGAAGCGCTCCCGGCGGTAGTAACCATCTCGCTCGCGATCGGGGTGCAGCGCATGGCGCGGCGGCGGGCGCTTGTCCGCCGCCTGCCGACGGTGGAAACGCTGGGCAGCACCTCGGTGATCTGCTCCGATAAAACCGGCACGCTGACGAAAGATGAGATGACCGTCCGCCGGATCTTCGTCGTCGGGCAGTGGATCGAGATTACCAACACCGGCTACGAGCCATCCGGGGCGTTCCTGCGGGCTGGCGTGCCGGTGACACCGGATGATCCGCTGGTGGAGCTGCTGCGCGCGGCTGCGCTCTGCTCCGACGCGCGGCTGGTGCAGCGCGATGGCCGCTGGCAGATCAAGGGCGATCCCACCGAAGGGGCGCTCGTCGTGGTCGCGGCGAAGGCCGGGCTGGACAAGGCCGAGCTGGACATGCACACGCCGCGCGTGCATGAGATCCCCTTTACGTCCGAGACAAAGCGCATGACGACCCTGCACGCCACAGCCGACGGCACGGTCGCGTACGCCAAAGGCGCGCCCGAGGTGATCCTCGACGCATGTACCCATGGCATGACGGCGGAGGGCGCGCGACCGCTCGACGGGGCGGAGCGCGAGACGATCCTGGCGGCGGCGCGGCAGATGGCCGACGATGCGCTCCGGGTGCTGGCGGTGGCACGCCGACCGGTCGCTGATCCGGCGGAGGCCGAGCGCGAGATGACCTTACTGGGGCTGGTCGGGATGATCGACCCGCCGCGTCCTGAGGCGCAGGCCGCAATCGCGATCTGCGCGCAGGCTGGCATTCGTCCGATCATGATCACGGGCGATCACCCACGCACAGCGCAGGCGGTCGCCCGCGAGCTGGGCATGCTTCAGGATGGTCGCGTTGTTACTGGCGCGGAGCTGGAGGCGTTGAGCGAGGCCGATCTGACGCGCGAGGTCGAAACCATCGAGGTCTATGCGCGCGTCTCCCCGGCGCACAAGCTGCGCATCGTGACCGCGCTCCAGCAGCATGGGCACGTCGTCGCGATGACCGGCGACGGCGTGAACGACGCGCCCGCGCTCAAGAAAGCCGACATCGGCGTCGCGATGGGTATCACCGGGACGGACGTGAGCAAAGAGGCCGCCGCGATGATGCTCACCGACGACAACTTTGCCTCGATTGTCGCGGCGGTCGAGGAGGGACGCGGCATCTTCGGCAATATCAAGAAGTACCTGATGTATCTGCTCTCGTCGAACATCGGCGAGATTGGTCTGATGGTCGGAGCGTCGCTGTTCGGCTTCCCGCTGCCGCTGACCACCGTCCAGATTTTGTACGTCAACCTCGCCACCGACGGCCTGCCCTCGCTGGCCCTGGCGGTCGATCCGCCCGACCCGGATCTGCTGCAACGCCAGCCGCGCAACCCGCGACGCGGCATTTTCACGCGGCCAGTCGT
This window encodes:
- a CDS encoding GDSL-type esterase/lipase family protein, which produces MMELFAAEQQRSRRQSTRFGGVTRRLLGMVAAAGLVVSQLAAPVTAAPSQPPSTAVTWKYTALGDSLGTGFLAQRGYVPRYQTYMQTDTGSTISLSNLSQNGWTSTDLLNALRTNATFRNAVSSSQVVTWDIGGNDLRAARDRYKARTCGGTDNQDCLRATRVQLKANWDAIVAEILALRSTSTTIIRTMDAYNPYVDEDKAADTWAADNGLNDFQAFKPYVDEAAEHVRLSAAANNIPYAKVYAAFNGPNGDIDPHSKGYLAFDGLHPNDTGHKVIADLLRGLGYAPLK
- a CDS encoding calcium-translocating P-type ATPase, SERCA-type — encoded protein: METPALWHTLPTEVVFRRLRSTPAGLAPVERARRQAEYGPNELHVAARNSPWALLVEQFRNVLVLILLVATALSAFLGHGVEAVVIAIIVLFAVLLGFVQEYRAERAIEALRELAAPTATVLRDGDEIEVPARDLVPGDVILLRTGDRVPADARLIEAVNLQIEEAALTGESLPVPKHTKPLVDERLTVGDRTNMIYSGTIVTYGRGQALVVATGMQTEFGRITGMLQTVETGRTPLQENLDRVGKALAKAALVVVALVVALGLLRGQPFLEMLLFGIALAVAVVPEALPAVVTISLAIGVQRMARRRALVRRLPTVETLGSTSVICSDKTGTLTKDEMTVRRIFVVGQWIEITNTGYEPSGAFLRAGVPVTPDDPLVELLRAAALCSDARLVQRDGRWQIKGDPTEGALVVVAAKAGLDKAELDMHTPRVHEIPFTSETKRMTTLHATADGTVAYAKGAPEVILDACTHGMTAEGARPLDGAERETILAAARQMADDALRVLAVARRPVADPAEAEREMTLLGLVGMIDPPRPEAQAAIAICAQAGIRPIMITGDHPRTAQAVARELGMLQDGRVVTGAELEALSEADLTREVETIEVYARVSPAHKLRIVTALQQHGHVVAMTGDGVNDAPALKKADIGVAMGITGTDVSKEAAAMMLTDDNFASIVAAVEEGRGIFGNIKKYLMYLLSSNIGEIGLMVGASLFGFPLPLTTVQILYVNLATDGLPSLALAVDPPDPDLLQRQPRNPRRGIFTRPVVILMLAGGLWSTMVNLGLFAWALSSGRSLAEAMTMTFVSLVLIQFFKAYNYRSDRHSVLRRPFANRWLNLAILWELALLAAIIYVPFLHAPFGTFSLPPVDWLIIVGLACSIAPVLELVKWMVRRGWLGTVG